A window of Nicotiana sylvestris chromosome 8, ASM39365v2, whole genome shotgun sequence genomic DNA:
GACCATATTCAGTCACTTTCAAGAGAAAATAGGAGAGTGCTTACACATTTAATTGTAAGCTGTTGTAATTTAGGGCAGCTTGTAATCAAGTAAACAGCAACCGAAACCTCCTTAAGATCCCCGAAAGACATGTCCGCCATTTTGAGAGATTTGACATTGTTCAGAGCAGTCGGGGGATTATGTGGCAGACCTCCCACGGTCAAGTACTAGAAGCAAGTCAAAAATTAGTTAAAGAAACAAATCAGGTACATCATTTGGTTATGATATGTACCAAGTTTCACGAGACTATAATAAATATTATTACACATTTCCATTACCTCCCATAACGAACCACGTATATCCAGTTCCTGTAGGGAAGGGATGCAATGGAAGAACTTCATAAGATTTGAACAACCAGGAGATGAATCAGGCAAAACTCGTGATCTGAGATACACAGCAACTTTTTCAAGCATCGGGGTGTTCTTGAAGCAAATGGACTTTGAGCTTCCTCTAAACTCAAAAAATCTGAGACTAGGGGCGTCAATTTCAAGGGTGTCAAAGTTAACGCACCAAAGCAACCTCAATCGTTCAAGCAATGGGCATTTAGAGATGAGATTCCAAAATACTGATGGAACAAAAGTGACTCCATAAAAATCAAGATTAATAAGCTTCTCAAACCCTTTGAAACCAGGCGGAGGGGAAAACAAGCATTTATGAATTTCCAGATGCCTTAGTTGCCGGAATGTAAAAAGGTGAGAAGGTAAAACATATATGTTGCCTGACCGTATGTGAAGGGTGAGTTCCTGGATATTTTTCTTTGACAAGATGATCAATATCAGGCCAATTCCTCAAATTAGGGCCTCCGAGTTTAAACTTCAGTTATGGAGTAATAGGACTTGGTAAATGATTGTCTTAGCTTCTTGATCATGTGCAAATGACCTGAAAAACTCATCACTAAAATCAAGTTTTTGACGTGTGACCCATTTGTACCTCCAGCCTTTTGACAAGATACTGGTCTTCACTGCATCTTTCAAAGGCAAGCACCCTAGAATTTCCTCTAGGACATTACATGGCAAATTGCTAATTGTATCAACACCAGAACTCCTAGCACTATTCATGGTCCAATACTGGCGAGTTTGCAGGCAattctgaaaattaaaatcagGGAAGTTAACAAATAGTACCAAGGAAATGCACTTGTCAACATAGTATTCAATATTCAACCAACAGCTATTTGAAGGAAATTCAAATTCTTATGAATACGTGTTTCAGCAATGTATGCATAGCGGTATATGACTAGTACTTCAATATTTTCAACTGCATACGATTTTACCATTTTTAGTATATTGGAGAGACAAAATAATGATACATGCGAGAGTATCAGGATAAAACAGAGATTGAAAGATAAGAGGACCATAAACTTCACATAGAGAACACTGTTAGTATCTGCAAAGCAAGCCCATTAACTGTCTCCTACTAAGGTTTCATTATTCTTCCAGATATTCAGCCCGTCTAACCTGTTGAAATTTTATATACTTTCTTCCTCGCATTAGCCAGGGTTCCTCAGTTTTAGTACTTGAGAGAAAAGCTGTTACTCTATTTTTCTTTCCAATTAAACTCACAGTTCACCATGAGCTTTCGTCATTAACGCATAACTGCCACTCTATCTAATCACGTATTTTTAATAGATAAAAGTCAGAGTCAGGAGAGCAAGCAAATGAGTTGAAACATAGTAGAAATAAAAGTTGATCGGAGCACGCCAAAGAGAGAGCATCCACGGGAAAGATGTTACGCAAGATTAAGTTCATAATCTAATATTCTCGACGTATTTTAAGTTCTTGAAGATTGCACACTTGCCGATTTATGGAAATAATTCCCTCTATTTG
This region includes:
- the LOC104238300 gene encoding F-box/FBD/LRR-repeat protein At1g13570-like, which gives rise to MLEKVAVYLRSRVLPDSSPGCSNLMKFFHCIPSLQELDIRGSLWEYLTVGGLPHNPPTALNNVKSLKMADMSFGDLKEVSVAVYLITSCPKLQQLTIKCESVNNVVEAVVQFLQDQTCSGGVAKLFQSVEMSHFTGTKMEMQFVRFILASAPLLKEIFIWNFSYILQSGRQMINEMKQYRRASPNVEFKFEAVEVE